A genomic segment from Actinoplanes sichuanensis encodes:
- a CDS encoding HEAT repeat domain-containing protein, with translation MGFGQLLRRLRSAADQGFDFREIEDEIEYLAEFEAETSRAEALALTGDASMRIWALGLIGDARDLPILVAALDDPALRFTALEAVGGQRDRGPIDAIARGYLTDPDPAVRSKAAGLVAWLRRPGYVAALMPLTGDPDQDVRSGITNRLAMRGDATAVPLLRVMLGDPVERIRRNAQRGLDRLTRLP, from the coding sequence ATGGGTTTCGGGCAACTGCTGCGGCGCCTTCGGAGCGCGGCCGATCAGGGATTCGACTTCCGGGAGATCGAGGACGAGATCGAATACCTGGCCGAGTTCGAGGCGGAGACCAGCCGCGCGGAGGCGCTCGCGCTGACCGGGGACGCGTCGATGCGGATCTGGGCGCTCGGCCTGATCGGCGATGCCCGTGACCTGCCGATCCTGGTCGCCGCCCTCGACGACCCGGCACTGCGGTTCACGGCTCTGGAAGCCGTCGGCGGGCAACGTGACCGCGGGCCGATCGACGCGATCGCCCGCGGCTACCTGACCGACCCCGACCCGGCGGTGCGCTCCAAGGCCGCCGGGCTGGTCGCCTGGCTACGGCGGCCGGGCTACGTCGCGGCGTTGATGCCGTTGACCGGCGACCCCGACCAGGACGTCCGATCGGGCATCACCAACCGGCTGGCGATGCGCGGCGACGCCACCGCCGTACCGCTGCTGCGGGTGATGCTCGGCGACCCGGTGGAACGGATCCGCCGCAACGCGCAACGCGGCCTGGACCGGCTCACCCGCCTGCCCTGA
- a CDS encoding phosphotransferase, translating to MSEEILSGGNTGGAVRSGDTVRRAGGAWTPTVQRLLGHLRGHGLTWVPQPFGTDHAGRDTVSYLPGTVLNGDLPHWVWADDVLVDAARLMSALHTATSTFDRTGAVWRIPAHEPADVVCHNDFAPYNMVFTGRTLTGVIDWDTASPGPRVWDLAYLAYRLVPLTDPADTEALDNGIAQRSRRLRLLCAAYGTHAPDPADVVAVAVDRLSDLAVWTETHSPHLASHVALYRRDARWITDHAAVLACR from the coding sequence ATGTCCGAAGAGATCCTTTCCGGCGGCAACACCGGCGGCGCGGTCCGGTCCGGCGACACGGTCCGCCGCGCCGGCGGCGCGTGGACGCCGACGGTGCAACGATTGCTGGGCCACCTGCGCGGCCACGGTCTGACGTGGGTGCCGCAGCCGTTCGGTACGGACCACGCGGGCCGTGACACCGTGTCCTACCTGCCGGGAACCGTCCTCAACGGAGACCTTCCGCACTGGGTGTGGGCCGACGACGTGCTGGTCGACGCGGCCCGGCTGATGTCCGCGCTACACACGGCGACCAGCACGTTCGACCGCACCGGGGCGGTGTGGCGGATCCCCGCCCACGAGCCCGCCGACGTGGTGTGCCACAACGACTTCGCCCCGTACAACATGGTGTTCACCGGCCGCACCCTGACCGGGGTGATCGACTGGGACACCGCGTCGCCCGGCCCGCGGGTGTGGGACCTGGCCTATCTCGCCTACCGGCTGGTGCCGTTGACCGACCCGGCCGACACCGAGGCCCTCGACAACGGCATCGCGCAACGCTCCCGGCGGCTGCGGCTGCTGTGCGCGGCCTACGGTACGCACGCTCCCGACCCGGCCGACGTGGTCGCCGTCGCCGTCGACAGACTGTCCGACCTGGCCGTCTGGACCGAGACCCACAGCCCGCACCTGGCATCGCACGTCGCCCTGTACCGGCGTGACGCCCGCTGGATCACCGACCACGCGGCGGTCCTGGCGTGCCGGTGA
- the mycP gene encoding type VII secretion-associated serine protease mycosin — MRVFAAVVAGLLGAVVVPVSPGWAAQCLGAGVAVSGVPAELRAYSPERLAGLATGAGVRVAVVDSGVDVRNPQLKGQVVAGRDLLHGAVDGRRDCVGHGTAVAGIIAGLPDGDSGVRGLAPGATVIPVRVTEDTDTKGQQQIPRSRSSADAFAEAIRWAAGPANADVINISLVMADPDPAVRDAVAEAVRAGVVVVAAAGNGGADAGVVYPAAFPGVIGVGAVKPDGVLADYSQPGPHVDIAAFGDQVTVLSPVRGYRSVQGTSFAAPFVSATAALLRERFPRDSAGQIADRLLRSADPAPGGARSAQYGVGLLDPYRALTEESGPVVAAVPETSAVPVAVPDRGPAWERAGLFAAGGAGLAVVAGLVAAVVAGGRRRGWRAAQDTHRHDQMPG; from the coding sequence GTGCGGGTGTTCGCGGCGGTGGTGGCGGGTCTGTTGGGTGCCGTGGTGGTGCCGGTGTCGCCGGGGTGGGCGGCGCAGTGCCTGGGTGCGGGTGTTGCGGTGTCGGGTGTGCCGGCGGAGTTGCGGGCGTATTCGCCGGAGCGGTTGGCGGGTTTGGCGACCGGGGCCGGGGTGCGGGTGGCGGTGGTCGACTCCGGTGTCGATGTGCGTAATCCGCAGCTCAAGGGGCAGGTGGTGGCCGGTCGGGACCTGTTGCACGGTGCGGTCGACGGGCGGCGTGATTGTGTCGGGCATGGGACGGCGGTGGCGGGGATCATCGCGGGTCTGCCGGACGGTGACAGTGGGGTGCGGGGGTTGGCGCCGGGGGCGACGGTGATTCCGGTGCGGGTGACCGAGGACACCGACACCAAGGGGCAGCAGCAGATTCCGCGGTCGCGGTCGAGTGCTGACGCGTTCGCGGAGGCGATCCGGTGGGCGGCGGGTCCGGCGAACGCCGACGTGATCAACATCTCGCTGGTGATGGCCGACCCCGATCCGGCGGTGCGCGACGCGGTGGCTGAGGCGGTCCGGGCCGGGGTGGTCGTGGTGGCGGCGGCGGGTAACGGTGGTGCGGATGCCGGGGTGGTGTATCCGGCGGCGTTTCCGGGGGTGATCGGGGTGGGTGCGGTGAAACCGGACGGGGTCCTCGCGGATTATTCGCAGCCGGGTCCGCATGTGGACATCGCGGCGTTCGGTGATCAGGTGACCGTGTTGTCGCCGGTGCGGGGTTACCGGTCGGTGCAGGGGACGAGTTTCGCGGCGCCGTTCGTGTCGGCGACGGCGGCGTTGTTGCGGGAGCGATTTCCGCGGGATTCGGCCGGCCAGATCGCCGACCGGTTGCTGCGGTCGGCGGATCCGGCGCCGGGTGGGGCGCGTAGTGCGCAGTACGGGGTGGGTCTGCTGGACCCGTATCGGGCGTTGACCGAGGAGTCCGGGCCGGTGGTGGCGGCGGTGCCGGAGACCTCGGCGGTGCCGGTGGCGGTGCCGGATCGGGGGCCGGCGTGGGAGCGGGCGGGGCTGTTCGCGGCCGGTGGTGCGGGGCTGGCGGTGGTGGCGGGTCTGGTGGCCGCGGTGGTGGCCGGGGGACGTCGGCGGGGTTGGCGGGCTGCCCAGGACACCCATCGTCATGATCAAATGCCGGGATGA
- a CDS encoding SRPBCC family protein — MPVTVQVISFVAAAPARVFDLKLDVDVHAASQHAAGETAATRDGRRQLTLGDEVTFQARHFGIRWRMTSRITAYQRPDEPADAVGSPRTSGRFVDEQVRGPFAMMRHEHLFEADGAGTRMTDRMSFAAPFGPLGAVVARLVLAPHLRRLLTRRAAHLDALVRAGG, encoded by the coding sequence GTGCCGGTGACCGTGCAGGTGATCTCCTTCGTCGCGGCGGCCCCGGCCCGGGTGTTCGACCTGAAACTGGACGTGGACGTGCACGCCGCGTCCCAACACGCCGCCGGCGAGACCGCGGCGACCCGGGACGGCCGGCGGCAGCTGACGCTGGGCGACGAGGTGACGTTCCAGGCCCGCCACTTCGGCATCCGCTGGCGGATGACCAGCCGGATCACCGCCTACCAGCGCCCGGATGAGCCCGCCGACGCCGTCGGGTCGCCGCGAACCTCGGGCCGGTTCGTCGACGAGCAGGTCCGTGGACCGTTCGCGATGATGCGGCACGAGCATCTGTTCGAGGCCGACGGTGCCGGCACCCGGATGACCGACCGGATGAGCTTCGCCGCGCCGTTCGGGCCGCTGGGTGCGGTGGTGGCCCGCCTGGTGCTCGCGCCGCACCTGCGGCGGCTGCTGACCCGACGGGCGGCACATCTGGACGCCCTGGTCAGGGCAGGCGGGTGA
- a CDS encoding TIGR03086 family metal-binding protein, with product MSTEISDLLRRVVPTVSGLVAGVRDEQLGSVTPCARFQVRDLLNHLFQVVGNFRLVAARREVDWSVTADALVGDWRQAFPVDAGTTIVAWSDPAVLDGVSPGMGLPQRTLGLMLVVDLVVHGWDLASATGQPYQVDEALLAATAEFLETMGDMGRQMGAFGPAVQVGPEVGRFGRLLAATGRDPGWQGA from the coding sequence ATGTCTACCGAGATCAGTGATCTGTTGCGGCGGGTGGTGCCGACGGTGTCCGGGCTGGTCGCCGGGGTTCGTGACGAGCAGCTCGGGTCGGTCACGCCGTGTGCGCGGTTCCAGGTCCGGGATCTGCTGAACCACCTTTTTCAGGTGGTCGGTAATTTTCGGCTGGTCGCCGCCCGCCGGGAGGTCGACTGGAGTGTCACCGCGGACGCTCTGGTCGGTGACTGGCGGCAGGCGTTCCCCGTGGACGCCGGCACGACGATCGTGGCGTGGTCGGATCCGGCGGTGCTGGACGGGGTGTCGCCGGGGATGGGGCTGCCGCAGCGCACGCTCGGGCTGATGCTGGTCGTCGACCTGGTGGTGCACGGCTGGGATCTGGCGTCGGCGACCGGGCAGCCGTATCAGGTCGACGAGGCGCTGCTGGCGGCGACGGCGGAGTTCCTGGAGACGATGGGGGACATGGGCCGCCAGATGGGTGCGTTCGGCCCGGCCGTGCAGGTGGGTCCGGAGGTGGGCCGGTTCGGGCGGCTGCTGGCGGCGACCGGTCGGGATCCGGGTTGGCAGGGCGCTTGA
- a CDS encoding AraC family transcriptional regulator, whose amino-acid sequence MGFPHQPGRPPIAVARFPGHPIHAGTHAHDFLVLFYAHRADAHAMIDDRPWTVSDGDLFVLAPGQVVAFEATPVEGWVVWFPAEAVRSAGMSWRSHPLLFPFARGTDRVQRLPIPPGDRDHWQARFAALDTELTHRRDGYPQAALAHLTLLLVAAARLSPRPVDDPLLAAVFDVIEDRFTQTLSLAEVAAAVALTPGHLTTTVRRKTGRTVQQWILQRRLQEARRLLSETDLPVASVAHRSGFPDVSYFIKRFRAECGVTPARWR is encoded by the coding sequence GTGGGTTTTCCGCATCAGCCGGGCCGGCCCCCGATCGCCGTCGCCCGGTTCCCCGGCCATCCGATACACGCCGGCACCCACGCCCACGACTTCCTGGTGCTGTTCTACGCCCACCGCGCCGACGCACACGCGATGATCGACGACCGGCCGTGGACGGTGTCCGACGGTGACCTGTTCGTGCTGGCACCAGGCCAGGTGGTGGCGTTCGAGGCGACCCCCGTCGAAGGGTGGGTGGTGTGGTTCCCGGCCGAGGCGGTCCGCTCGGCGGGCATGTCCTGGCGCTCGCATCCGCTGCTGTTCCCGTTCGCCCGCGGCACCGACCGGGTCCAGCGGCTGCCCATCCCACCCGGCGACCGCGACCACTGGCAGGCCCGGTTCGCGGCCCTCGACACCGAACTGACCCACCGACGCGACGGCTATCCGCAGGCCGCGCTCGCCCATCTGACACTGCTGCTGGTCGCCGCGGCCCGCCTGTCACCCCGACCGGTCGACGATCCGCTGCTCGCGGCGGTCTTCGACGTCATCGAAGACCGCTTCACCCAGACGCTGTCGCTGGCCGAGGTCGCCGCCGCGGTCGCGCTCACCCCGGGCCATCTGACCACGACGGTACGTCGCAAGACCGGCCGTACCGTCCAGCAGTGGATCCTGCAGCGCCGCCTGCAGGAGGCCCGCCGCCTGCTGTCGGAGACGGACCTGCCGGTCGCGTCGGTGGCCCACCGCAGCGGCTTCCCCGACGTCTCGTACTTCATCAAACGGTTCCGCGCCGAATGCGGCGTCACCCCCGCCCGATGGCGTTGA
- a CDS encoding LLM class oxidoreductase, translating to MPETHARRRYVTAASTSYTLWGAAGWNIVTTDLEQYWGKDLSGYDPDGPLPDIEPADGELDPSRGTLSLEHRTGKLQRIAQWRQRGLSIRELVIDVQPRHNVFVGTPGDIADEWTRYVTARAVDGFNIVPQLLPGTVEDIVDRLVPELQERGVYRTEYTGATLREHLDLPAA from the coding sequence TTGCCCGAAACCCATGCCCGCAGACGCTACGTCACCGCCGCGTCGACGTCGTACACCCTGTGGGGCGCTGCCGGCTGGAACATCGTGACCACCGATCTGGAGCAGTACTGGGGTAAGGATCTGTCCGGCTACGACCCGGACGGACCGCTGCCCGACATCGAACCGGCCGACGGCGAGCTGGATCCGTCGCGGGGCACCCTGTCGCTCGAGCATCGGACCGGCAAGCTCCAGCGGATCGCCCAGTGGCGGCAGCGGGGCCTGTCGATCCGGGAGCTGGTGATCGACGTGCAGCCGCGGCACAACGTGTTCGTCGGTACGCCCGGTGACATCGCCGACGAATGGACCCGGTATGTGACGGCGCGGGCGGTGGACGGGTTCAACATCGTGCCGCAGCTGCTGCCGGGCACGGTCGAGGACATCGTCGACCGGCTGGTGCCCGAGTTGCAGGAACGCGGCGTGTACCGGACCGAGTACACCGGTGCCACGTTGCGCGAACATCTGGATCTACCGGCCGCCTAG
- a CDS encoding DUF2867 domain-containing protein — protein MTVLDNTHERLLPVPAAAVGSLLDRIGRPGDPLWPAPTWPPIRLDRPVAVGATGGHGPVGYHVSAYRPGRLVEFTFDPRIGLTGTHTFEVVDHGEHACVLRHRLVGTATARMRLSWAALIGSCHDTVLEHLLDNAEHAVTGTVTAPVRYPWRARLAVRLMSVRLDATAVPSGSLIAQAIPRPDLADAYAARVGPGADTDPQTWADAIFRNPPAAVTALLRLRNLLVAPFGIERGDRTAFDTITGTDHEVLLGTDAEHLDFRASVLVEAGDDAVTVTLSTHAAARTRGGRIYLALVRLVHPIVVRAMLRRAAVETVRPRQGTPRVRSGARGDRPRS, from the coding sequence ATGACCGTCCTCGACAACACCCACGAGCGGCTGCTCCCGGTCCCGGCCGCGGCCGTCGGGAGCCTGCTCGACCGGATCGGCCGGCCCGGTGACCCGCTGTGGCCGGCACCGACCTGGCCGCCGATACGCCTGGACCGGCCGGTCGCGGTCGGCGCCACCGGCGGGCACGGCCCGGTCGGCTACCACGTCAGCGCCTACCGGCCGGGGCGGCTGGTCGAGTTCACCTTCGACCCGCGGATCGGGCTGACCGGCACCCACACCTTCGAGGTCGTCGACCACGGCGAGCACGCGTGTGTGCTACGGCACCGGCTCGTCGGCACCGCCACCGCACGGATGCGGCTGAGCTGGGCCGCGCTGATCGGGTCCTGCCACGACACGGTGCTGGAGCATCTGCTGGACAACGCCGAGCACGCCGTCACCGGCACGGTCACCGCACCGGTGCGTTATCCGTGGCGGGCGCGACTGGCCGTGCGCCTCATGTCGGTCCGTCTCGACGCGACAGCCGTACCGTCCGGGAGTCTGATCGCTCAGGCGATCCCGCGGCCGGACCTGGCCGACGCCTACGCCGCGCGGGTCGGTCCCGGCGCCGACACCGACCCGCAGACCTGGGCCGACGCGATCTTCCGTAACCCGCCGGCCGCCGTCACCGCCCTGCTTCGGCTGCGCAACCTGCTGGTCGCGCCGTTCGGCATCGAGCGCGGCGACCGGACCGCGTTCGACACCATCACCGGCACCGACCACGAGGTGCTGCTCGGCACCGACGCCGAGCACCTCGACTTCCGTGCGTCGGTGCTGGTCGAGGCGGGCGACGACGCGGTCACCGTCACCCTGTCCACCCATGCGGCGGCCCGCACCCGCGGCGGCCGGATCTACCTGGCCCTGGTGCGCCTGGTGCATCCGATCGTGGTCAGAGCGATGCTGCGCCGGGCCGCGGTAGAAACCGTACGACCGCGTCAAGGAACTCCTCGGGTGCGTTCCGGTGCACGTGGTGACCGGCCGCGATCGTGA
- a CDS encoding class I SAM-dependent methyltransferase translates to MTKLRHTPEGDYLPGMGRHWLMPLYDPLSRLLGARRLHRRLLDAADVRAGQRVLEIGCGTGNLLTELARRTPGIDAVGIDPDRAALDRGRRKAARRALPIRYEYAFAGDLPLPDASVDVVLSSLMLHHLDEPGRDRALREARRVLAPGGRLHVLDFAGHDLNPDVLTAAGFRTAAETGRGRLHRMTYLLLHAAT, encoded by the coding sequence ATGACCAAACTTCGTCATACCCCGGAGGGGGACTATCTACCCGGGATGGGCCGACACTGGCTGATGCCGCTGTACGACCCGTTGAGTCGGCTGCTCGGGGCGCGGCGTCTGCACCGGCGGCTGCTGGACGCGGCCGACGTGCGGGCCGGGCAGCGGGTCCTGGAGATCGGCTGCGGTACCGGCAACCTGCTGACCGAGCTCGCACGGCGTACCCCCGGAATCGACGCCGTGGGTATCGATCCGGACCGTGCCGCCCTCGACCGCGGCCGCCGCAAAGCGGCGCGGCGGGCTCTGCCGATCCGCTACGAGTACGCGTTCGCCGGTGACCTGCCGCTACCCGACGCGAGTGTCGACGTGGTGCTGTCGTCGCTGATGCTGCACCACCTCGATGAACCCGGTCGGGACCGGGCGTTGCGGGAGGCGCGGCGGGTGCTGGCGCCGGGTGGGCGGCTGCACGTGCTCGACTTCGCCGGCCACGACCTGAACCCGGACGTGTTGACGGCGGCCGGGTTCCGTACCGCCGCCGAGACCGGGCGGGGCCGGCTGCACCGGATGACCTACCTGCTGCTGCACGCCGCAACCTAG
- a CDS encoding TetR/AcrR family transcriptional regulator: MVERRTRKPTATRLTVDDWTAAALEAMARGGLAAVAVEPLAARLGATKGSFYWHFANRDALIEAALHRWEADHTDAVIALVEAETDPLSRLRTLIGTVMESTAIPGADAIELAMLATADHPHVAAVLTRVTQKRLAYTAQLFEGLGLAPPEARHRALLAVSAYLGHAQLAHATPTLVPGTPQERRTYVDRLIGLVTGP, translated from the coding sequence ATGGTTGAACGCCGCACCCGCAAGCCGACAGCGACCAGGCTCACGGTTGACGACTGGACCGCGGCCGCGCTGGAGGCGATGGCCCGCGGTGGTCTGGCCGCGGTCGCCGTGGAACCGCTGGCCGCCCGGCTCGGCGCCACCAAGGGCAGCTTCTACTGGCATTTCGCGAACCGCGACGCACTGATCGAGGCGGCCCTGCACCGCTGGGAAGCCGACCACACCGACGCGGTGATCGCGCTGGTCGAGGCCGAGACCGACCCGCTGAGCAGACTGCGGACCCTGATCGGCACGGTGATGGAGTCGACGGCGATCCCGGGTGCCGACGCGATCGAACTGGCCATGCTCGCGACCGCCGACCATCCGCACGTCGCGGCGGTGCTGACCCGCGTCACGCAGAAGCGGCTGGCGTACACCGCTCAGCTGTTCGAAGGTCTCGGCCTGGCCCCGCCGGAGGCCCGGCACCGGGCGCTGCTGGCGGTCAGCGCCTATCTGGGGCACGCGCAACTGGCCCACGCGACCCCGACCCTGGTGCCCGGCACCCCGCAGGAACGCCGAACGTATGTCGATCGGCTCATCGGGCTCGTCACCGGCCCCTGA
- a CDS encoding GNAT family N-acetyltransferase produces MIYLRNAAAMWTALFPSARLDERLLRVDRPGTTRVILRQPPTSLTVAEVAGMALQSRVVVEDVFTSPDAEPVFPNSRAVCMPVMNRPPGDPTPPASPVVEVRDPDTLAHAERVMVDGFPFPQLQPWVRAQALPPRVLDLPGWRVWLAYDDGQPAAAAYTYDDGQATGLYWLATLAEFRSRGLGRAVLSAAIAARPDQVFTLVATEAGRPLYEAMGFAVVRMATWHTRPPILTA; encoded by the coding sequence GTGATCTACCTGCGGAATGCCGCGGCCATGTGGACCGCACTGTTCCCCTCGGCGCGTCTGGACGAACGGCTACTGCGGGTGGATCGACCCGGCACCACCCGGGTGATCCTGCGGCAGCCACCCACGTCGCTGACCGTCGCCGAGGTCGCCGGGATGGCGCTGCAGAGCCGCGTCGTCGTCGAAGACGTGTTCACCAGCCCCGACGCCGAACCGGTGTTCCCCAACTCGCGGGCGGTGTGCATGCCGGTGATGAACCGGCCACCGGGCGACCCGACTCCCCCGGCGAGCCCGGTGGTCGAGGTCCGCGACCCGGACACCCTGGCCCACGCCGAACGCGTGATGGTCGACGGTTTCCCGTTCCCGCAACTGCAACCGTGGGTCCGGGCGCAGGCGCTCCCGCCACGCGTGCTGGACCTGCCCGGCTGGCGGGTGTGGCTGGCCTACGACGACGGGCAGCCCGCCGCCGCCGCGTACACCTACGACGACGGGCAGGCCACCGGCCTGTACTGGCTGGCCACCCTGGCCGAGTTCCGGTCGCGGGGCCTGGGCCGGGCGGTGCTGTCGGCGGCGATCGCGGCCCGTCCCGACCAGGTGTTCACGCTGGTCGCCACCGAGGCGGGCCGGCCACTGTACGAGGCGATGGGGTTCGCGGTGGTGCGGATGGCGACCTGGCACACCAGGCCGCCGATCCTCACCGCCTGA
- a CDS encoding galactose oxidase-like domain-containing protein yields the protein MSASFLVATSASGAPAIPSVAQPPAAPHEHAHGYGGAQDDAEHRAQDLVGVPLHEIEKKTAENAARIERQTGRRPGRAEVRASVADADPGVSGQWSSVVDTTVVPVFTAVLPNGKVLIWDSVGDNAAEDYPTHDFTRAMVWNPADDTEKRVDLQGTNLFCAGFSHLADGNILVAGGNANAQLAGTLRTYVFNWRTETWTRGTDMAAARWYPSVTRMANGEEVIIGGGPATAEVYQTNGAIRQLPNFTKYNARLYPFMISRPDTQLGLFGPYNTGWTVTTAGNAAITGTANRDGITRDYGSFATYDIGKTLVVGGGSITEDGVAKRPTRTAVILDANKGLVPTVTTTGAMSTGRRQHNATVLADGSVLVTGGLTSAAVNGGVDLDAAVTTAELWNPVTGQWTVLSAAERIRQYHSTAALLPDGRVMTGGGGICGGCMTAGYLEKNVEYFSPPYLFKKDGSGDPAARPVITGGPATVGIGAAFTLTSPQAADIRKVGLVAPADVTHSVDQGQRYIPLKYSVSGTTLTVTGPPTGGVAPPGWYMLFVTDAAGVPSVARMVQVAKAPTPLMSPLKNSTGKCVDIPQSALTARTYLQTYTCNNTKAQSLTRFTDNTLRVFGMCADVPSSNFVNGQRIWQFGCNGTGAQRWQFGADGTVRPVSKTTLCLAAAANTNAAQVKIVTCTGAALQKWTW from the coding sequence TTGTCGGCGTCATTCCTGGTCGCCACGTCGGCGTCCGGGGCGCCCGCGATCCCCTCGGTGGCTCAGCCGCCGGCCGCGCCGCACGAGCACGCTCACGGGTACGGCGGTGCGCAGGACGACGCCGAGCATCGGGCGCAGGACCTGGTCGGGGTGCCGCTGCACGAGATCGAGAAGAAGACCGCCGAGAACGCCGCCCGCATCGAGCGTCAGACCGGCCGGCGACCGGGCCGCGCCGAGGTCAGGGCCTCGGTCGCGGACGCCGACCCGGGTGTGTCCGGGCAGTGGAGTTCGGTCGTCGACACCACGGTGGTGCCGGTGTTCACCGCGGTGCTGCCCAACGGCAAGGTGCTGATCTGGGATTCGGTCGGCGACAACGCGGCCGAGGACTACCCGACCCACGACTTCACCCGGGCGATGGTGTGGAACCCGGCCGACGACACCGAGAAGCGTGTCGACCTGCAGGGCACGAACCTGTTCTGTGCCGGGTTCTCGCATCTGGCCGACGGCAACATTCTGGTGGCCGGTGGAAACGCCAACGCACAACTGGCCGGGACCCTGCGTACCTACGTGTTCAACTGGCGGACCGAAACCTGGACCCGCGGGACGGACATGGCGGCGGCCCGCTGGTATCCGTCGGTGACGAGAATGGCGAACGGTGAAGAAGTGATCATCGGAGGCGGACCGGCCACCGCCGAGGTCTATCAGACGAACGGCGCGATTCGCCAATTGCCGAACTTCACGAAATACAACGCGAGACTCTATCCGTTCATGATTTCCCGCCCCGACACACAATTGGGTCTTTTCGGTCCCTACAATACGGGCTGGACGGTCACCACCGCCGGGAACGCGGCGATCACCGGCACCGCCAATCGTGACGGCATCACCCGCGACTACGGCAGTTTCGCCACCTACGACATCGGCAAGACGCTGGTGGTCGGCGGGGGCAGCATCACCGAGGACGGTGTCGCGAAACGACCCACCCGGACCGCGGTGATCCTGGACGCCAACAAGGGTCTGGTCCCGACGGTCACCACCACCGGAGCCATGTCGACCGGCCGGCGCCAGCACAACGCGACGGTCCTGGCCGACGGGTCGGTGCTGGTCACCGGCGGTTTGACCAGCGCCGCGGTCAACGGGGGCGTCGACCTGGACGCGGCCGTCACCACCGCCGAACTGTGGAACCCGGTGACCGGACAGTGGACGGTGCTGTCGGCCGCCGAACGCATCCGGCAGTACCACTCGACGGCCGCGCTGTTGCCCGACGGTCGGGTGATGACCGGTGGCGGCGGGATCTGCGGCGGCTGCATGACCGCCGGATACCTGGAGAAGAACGTCGAGTACTTCAGCCCGCCGTACCTGTTCAAGAAGGACGGCAGCGGCGATCCGGCGGCCCGACCGGTCATCACCGGCGGCCCGGCCACCGTCGGCATCGGCGCCGCGTTCACCCTGACCAGCCCGCAGGCCGCGGACATCCGCAAGGTCGGGCTGGTCGCGCCGGCCGACGTCACCCACAGCGTCGACCAGGGCCAGCGGTACATCCCACTCAAATACAGCGTCTCCGGGACCACGCTGACGGTCACCGGCCCGCCGACCGGCGGGGTCGCGCCGCCCGGCTGGTACATGCTGTTCGTCACCGACGCCGCCGGGGTCCCGTCGGTGGCCCGGATGGTGCAGGTCGCGAAGGCGCCGACGCCGCTGATGAGTCCGTTGAAGAACAGCACCGGCAAATGCGTCGACATCCCCCAGTCGGCGTTGACCGCCCGGACCTACCTGCAGACCTACACCTGCAACAACACCAAGGCGCAGTCGTTGACCCGGTTCACCGACAACACGCTGCGGGTGTTCGGGATGTGCGCCGACGTGCCGAGCAGCAACTTCGTCAACGGGCAGCGGATCTGGCAGTTCGGCTGCAACGGCACCGGGGCGCAACGCTGGCAGTTCGGTGCCGACGGCACGGTCCGGCCGGTCAGTAAGACGACGCTGTGCCTGGCCGCGGCGGCCAACACCAACGCCGCCCAGGTCAAGATCGTCACGTGTACCGGGGCGGCGTTGCAGAAGTGGACCTGGTGA
- a CDS encoding suppressor of fused domain protein has product MMWDTVTEAMSALYPQAQPWHVTYPAEGFALPAASAYPADGHWHFVSYGLGERHGFEVTVRVVRGAEQSPPQWPFLLLDRVAGLAVLAGEAGEPFEEGQWADLGAPITGYPHTDGPPSGLTVVILAVDPQLGDRFLQLVGVTAAEAQSGEVDSDDPLLVTDPARA; this is encoded by the coding sequence ATGATGTGGGACACCGTCACCGAGGCCATGAGCGCGCTCTACCCCCAGGCGCAGCCGTGGCATGTGACATATCCGGCTGAGGGGTTCGCGTTACCGGCGGCGTCGGCCTATCCGGCTGACGGGCATTGGCATTTCGTGTCGTACGGGTTGGGTGAGCGGCACGGTTTCGAGGTGACGGTTCGGGTCGTGCGCGGGGCGGAGCAGTCGCCGCCGCAGTGGCCGTTCCTGCTGCTCGACCGGGTCGCCGGGTTGGCGGTGCTGGCCGGGGAGGCGGGGGAGCCGTTCGAGGAGGGTCAGTGGGCTGATCTGGGGGCGCCGATCACCGGGTATCCGCACACCGACGGGCCGCCGTCGGGGCTGACCGTGGTGATTCTGGCCGTCGACCCGCAACTCGGTGACCGGTTCCTGCAGCTGGTCGGGGTGACCGCGGCCGAGGCGCAGTCGGGTGAGGTCGACAGCGACGATCCGCTGCTGGTGACCGACCCGGCGCGGGCCTGA